In Paralichthys olivaceus isolate ysfri-2021 chromosome 1, ASM2471397v2, whole genome shotgun sequence, the following are encoded in one genomic region:
- the LOC109625027 gene encoding E3 ubiquitin-protein ligase AMFR translates to MPLLFLERFPWPSLQTYTILSVALLAGSIFTAYNTVTDPGFGALETDETPAAPEVDLEHLNNDFSNTELATTVLWYLATDSLFVWVLVNTFCCSLMLFAKMIQYVVFGPLRVSEKQHLKDKFWNFIFYKFIFIFGVLNVQTVEEVVMWCLWFSALVFLHLMVQLCKDRFEYLSFSPSTPMHSHVRVLCLLVSLLLDCCGLAVVCGLLGASHGMHTLSFMGAECLLVTVRTGHVIMRYSIHLWDLNHPGTWESKGTYVYYSDFIMELAMLFLDLMHHIHMLLFGNIWLSMASLVIFMQLRYLFHEVQRRVRRHKNYLRVINNMEARFAVATAEELAANDDDCAICWDTMLTARKLPCGHLFHNSCLRSWLEQDTSCPTCRTSLNISGDGGQARGQPQGGGMEGNIVPGGAAPEARPHVNHHNHFFHFDGSRIASWLPSFSVEVMHTTNILGIAQANNNSQLMAMAHQIQEMFPQVPSYLVMQDLQLTRSVEVTTDNILEGRIQVPFTTQAIERSPIQGNNAGEEQAGSNGAAEQEINEADNMEVRGGRFSKSAEERQKMLMQRKEELLQQARRRFLNKSPEDQDEDLPGLEEDIVPELDSSVLRRRIVAAAAEGRMQIQQNPSP, encoded by the exons TCCTGAGTGTGGCTCTGCTCGCCGGCAGCATCTTCACCGCCTACAACACTGTCACTGATCCAGGCTTTGGGGCCTTGGAAACCGATGAAACACCCGCTGCCCCAGAGGTGGATCTTGAACATCTTAATAATGATTTTAGTAACACGGAGTTGGCGACCACTGTGCTGTGGTATCTTGCCACTGACAGTCTCTTTGTGTGG GTGTTAGTCAACACATTCTGCTGCTCTTTGATGTTGTTTGCCAAAATGATTCAGTACGTGGTGTTCGGCCCACTGAGAGTCAGCGAGAAGCAG CACCTTAAAGACAAGTTCTGGAACTTCATCTTCTacaagtttattttcatttttggcgTACTGAATGTGCAGACTGTGGAGGAGGTGGTCATGTGGTGTTTGTGGTTCTCGGCACTGGTCTTTCTGCACCTCATGGTTCAGCTCTGTAAAGACCGATTTGAATAT TTGTCATTCTCCCCCTCAACTCCCATGCACAGCCATGTGCGAGTGCTCTGTCTGCTGGTCTCTCTTCTGTTGGACTGCTGTGGCCTCGCTGTGGTCTGTGGTCTGCTAGGAGCCTCCCATGGCATGCACACCCTCTCCTTTATGGGAGCAGAG TGTCTGCTGGTGACTGTGCGTACTGGGCATGTCATCATGCG GTACTCCATTCATCTGTGGGACCTTAACCACCCAGGGACTTGGGAGAGTAAGGGGACTTATGTCTACTACTCAGACTTCATCATGGAGCTGGCCATGTTGTTTCTGGACCTCATGCACCATATCCATATGCTG CTTTTTGGGAACATCTGGCTGTCAATGGCAAGCTTGGTTATCTTCATGCAGCTGCGGTATCTCTTCCATGAGGTCCAGCGTCGCGTTCGCAGACATAAAAATTACCTTCGTGTCATCAACAACATGGAGGCCAG GTTTGCTGTTGCTACTGCAGAGGAGCTGGCAGCTAATGATGACGACTGTGCCATCTGCTGGGACACCATGCTGACAGCACGCAAACTACCCTGCGGCCATCTTTTCCACAA CTCTTGTTTGCGGTCATGGCTCGAGCAGGACACCTCATGCCCAACATGTCGGACCTCCCTGAACATCAGTGGCGATGGGGGCCAAGCGAGAGGCCAGCCGCAGGGCGGAGGTATGGAGGGCAACATCGTCCCCGGAGGAGCTGCTCCAGAAGCCAGACCACATGTCAACCATCACAACCACTTCTTCCATTTTGATG GATCTCGCATTGCCAGCTGGCTGCCCAGTTTCTCAGTGGAAGTAATGCACACTACCAATATCCTGGGCATCGCTCAGGCCAACAACAACTCCCAGCTCATGGCCATG GCCCATCAGATCCAGGAGATGTTCCCTCAGGTACCGTCCTACCTGGTGATGCAGGACCTGCAGTTGACCCGCTCTGTGGAGGTCACCACCGACAACATCCTGGAGGGACGCATCCAGGTGCCTTTCACAACACAG GCCATAGAGCGCTCCCCTATACAggggaacaatgcaggagaggagCAGGCAGGGTCCAATGGAGCAGCTGAGCAGGAAATCAACGAGGCAGACAATATGGAGGTCAGAGGGGGTCGCTTCTCCAAGTCTGCTGAGGAGAGGCAGAAGATGCTaatgcagagaaaagaagagctgCTCCAGCAAGCTCGCAG GAGATTCTTGAACAAGAGTCCAGAGGATCAGGACGAGGATTTGCCTGGACTGGAAGAGGACATTGTCCCCGAGTTGGACTCAAGTGTCCTGAGACGTAGAATcgtggcagcagctgcagagggacGCATGCAAATCCAGCAAAACCCCTCACCTTGA
- the gnpnat1 gene encoding glucosamine 6-phosphate N-acetyltransferase: MLLDETPLFEPSLLQELDWSSSTVSFSPPISPASPGEGLVLRPLCMADFNRGFFKVLSQLTQTGDVTPEQFTKKFEHMKKTGDYFVIVVEDTNLGQIVATATLITEHKFIHSCAKRGRVEEVVVSDGCRGKQLGKLLVSTLTLLSKKLNCYKITLECAPKNVAFYQKFSYGASEDTYMQCRFFD; encoded by the exons ATGTTGCTGGACGAGACTCCGCTCTTTGAGCCCTCTCTGCTTCAGGAGCTCgactggagcagcagcacagtgtccttctctccacccatctctccgGCCAGCCCCGGAGAAGGCCTGGTGCTAAGGCCACTCTGTATGGCCGACTTCAATAGAG gATTCTTCAAGGTTCTATCTCAACTCACGCAGACGGGCGATGTGACACCCGAGCAATTCACAA AAAAGTTTGAGCACATGAAGAAGACGGGAGACTACTTTGTTATTGTGGTGGAGGACACAAATCTGGGACAGATTGTTGCTACGGCCACATTGATCACAGAACACAAATTCATCCACTCCTGTGCTAAG AGAGGCCGGGTGGAGGAGGTAGTCGTTAGTGACGGTTGCAGAGGGAAGCAGCTGGGCAAACT GTTAGTTTCAACTCTGACTCTTCTCAGCAAGAAACTGAATTGCTATAAAATCACATTGGAATGTGCACCCAAAAATGTGGCTTTTTACCAAAAGTTTAGCTATGGCGCTTCAGAGGACACCTACATGCAGTGTCGATTCTTTGACTGA
- the styx gene encoding serine/threonine/tyrosine-interacting protein isoform X1, translated as MWSLKTNRTDCPANATETRTERAEAGAGGGRTDSSMEEDNKLQFPSLPATKEELLDWAYPMRREMQEILPGLFLGPYSAAMKSKLPILQRQGITHVVCVRQDIEANFIKPNFPHTFRYLVLDIADNPVENIIRFFPSTKEFIDSCLATGGKVLVHGNAGISRSAALVIAYLMETFGMKYRDAFSHVQERRFCINPNVGFVHQLQEYEAIYSAKLTIKMMSPMQLGRSFSLQAGMPGSRKRSLEEDEDFGAMQTTRRGQSAKGKVARMLPSGGHEKRKS; from the exons ATGTGGAGCCTCAAAACAAATCGCACCGACTGTCCAGCTAACGCGACAGAAACACGGACAGAGCGCGCAGAGGCTGGAGCCGGCGGTGGCCGAACCGACAGCAGCATGGAGGAGGACAACAAACTCCAGTTCCCGTCTCTCCCCGCGACcaaggaggagctgctg GACTGGGCTTATCCGATGAGACGAGAGATGCAG GAGATATTACCAGGGCTGTTTTTAGGTCCCTACTCTGCTGCAATGAAAAGCAAG CTGCCAATTCTCCAGAGACAGGGCATaacacatgttgtgtgtgtccGCCAAGACATCGAAGCCAATTTTATCAAACCTAATTTCCCTCATACATTTAG ATACCTTGTATTAGATATTGCTGACAATCCAGTGGAAAATATAATCCGATTTTTCCCATCG ACTAAGGAATTTATCGATAGCTGCTTAGCAACAGGAG GAAAGGTACTGGTTCATGGTAATGCAGGGATATCAAGAAG TGCCGCCTTAGTGATTGCATACCTTATGGAAACTTTCGGGATGAAATACAG GGATGCATTCAGCCACGTCCAGGAGAGGAGGTTCTGCATCAACCCCAATGTGGGCTTTGTGCATCAGCTACAG GAGTATGAAGCGATCTACTCAGCCAAATTGACCATAAAGATGATGTCACCGATGCAGTTGGGCAGGTCCTTCTCTTTACAAGCTGGGATGCCAG GAAGTCGTAAGCGCAGCctggaggaagatgaagactTTGGAGCAATGCag ACGACCAGAAGGGGGCAGTCGGCAAAAGGGAAAGTAGCCCGGATGTTGCCCAGTGGAGGACACGAGAAGAGGAAGAGCTAA
- the styx gene encoding serine/threonine/tyrosine-interacting protein isoform X2, whose product MWSLKTNRTDCPANATETRTERAEAGAGGGRTDSSMEEDNKLQFPSLPATKEELLEILPGLFLGPYSAAMKSKLPILQRQGITHVVCVRQDIEANFIKPNFPHTFRYLVLDIADNPVENIIRFFPSTKEFIDSCLATGGKVLVHGNAGISRSAALVIAYLMETFGMKYRDAFSHVQERRFCINPNVGFVHQLQEYEAIYSAKLTIKMMSPMQLGRSFSLQAGMPGSRKRSLEEDEDFGAMQTTRRGQSAKGKVARMLPSGGHEKRKS is encoded by the exons ATGTGGAGCCTCAAAACAAATCGCACCGACTGTCCAGCTAACGCGACAGAAACACGGACAGAGCGCGCAGAGGCTGGAGCCGGCGGTGGCCGAACCGACAGCAGCATGGAGGAGGACAACAAACTCCAGTTCCCGTCTCTCCCCGCGACcaaggaggagctgctg GAGATATTACCAGGGCTGTTTTTAGGTCCCTACTCTGCTGCAATGAAAAGCAAG CTGCCAATTCTCCAGAGACAGGGCATaacacatgttgtgtgtgtccGCCAAGACATCGAAGCCAATTTTATCAAACCTAATTTCCCTCATACATTTAG ATACCTTGTATTAGATATTGCTGACAATCCAGTGGAAAATATAATCCGATTTTTCCCATCG ACTAAGGAATTTATCGATAGCTGCTTAGCAACAGGAG GAAAGGTACTGGTTCATGGTAATGCAGGGATATCAAGAAG TGCCGCCTTAGTGATTGCATACCTTATGGAAACTTTCGGGATGAAATACAG GGATGCATTCAGCCACGTCCAGGAGAGGAGGTTCTGCATCAACCCCAATGTGGGCTTTGTGCATCAGCTACAG GAGTATGAAGCGATCTACTCAGCCAAATTGACCATAAAGATGATGTCACCGATGCAGTTGGGCAGGTCCTTCTCTTTACAAGCTGGGATGCCAG GAAGTCGTAAGCGCAGCctggaggaagatgaagactTTGGAGCAATGCag ACGACCAGAAGGGGGCAGTCGGCAAAAGGGAAAGTAGCCCGGATGTTGCCCAGTGGAGGACACGAGAAGAGGAAGAGCTAA
- the styx gene encoding serine/threonine/tyrosine-interacting protein isoform X3 — protein sequence MWSLKTNRTDCPANATETRTERAEAGAGGGRTDSSMEEDNKLQFPSLPATKEELLDWAYPMRREMQEILPGLFLGPYSAAMKSKLPILQRQGITHVVCVRQDIEANFIKPNFPHTFRYLVLDIADNPVENIIRFFPSTKEFIDSCLATGGKVLVHGNAGISRSAALVIAYLMETFGMKYRDAFSHVQERRFCINPNVGFVHQLQEYEAIYSAKLTIKMMSPMQLGRSFSLQAGMPGSRKRSLEEDEDFGAMQVTAAQNG from the exons ATGTGGAGCCTCAAAACAAATCGCACCGACTGTCCAGCTAACGCGACAGAAACACGGACAGAGCGCGCAGAGGCTGGAGCCGGCGGTGGCCGAACCGACAGCAGCATGGAGGAGGACAACAAACTCCAGTTCCCGTCTCTCCCCGCGACcaaggaggagctgctg GACTGGGCTTATCCGATGAGACGAGAGATGCAG GAGATATTACCAGGGCTGTTTTTAGGTCCCTACTCTGCTGCAATGAAAAGCAAG CTGCCAATTCTCCAGAGACAGGGCATaacacatgttgtgtgtgtccGCCAAGACATCGAAGCCAATTTTATCAAACCTAATTTCCCTCATACATTTAG ATACCTTGTATTAGATATTGCTGACAATCCAGTGGAAAATATAATCCGATTTTTCCCATCG ACTAAGGAATTTATCGATAGCTGCTTAGCAACAGGAG GAAAGGTACTGGTTCATGGTAATGCAGGGATATCAAGAAG TGCCGCCTTAGTGATTGCATACCTTATGGAAACTTTCGGGATGAAATACAG GGATGCATTCAGCCACGTCCAGGAGAGGAGGTTCTGCATCAACCCCAATGTGGGCTTTGTGCATCAGCTACAG GAGTATGAAGCGATCTACTCAGCCAAATTGACCATAAAGATGATGTCACCGATGCAGTTGGGCAGGTCCTTCTCTTTACAAGCTGGGATGCCAG GAAGTCGTAAGCGCAGCctggaggaagatgaagactTTGGAGCAATGCaggtcacagcagcacagaacGGATGA